A stretch of the Archangium violaceum genome encodes the following:
- a CDS encoding ATP-binding protein, with protein MAKTARFQVDPRLAVLLGEGYRSTEQALRELIDNAWDADASHVNVTLPAEMTGDPIIVEDDGCGMTEEELRSEYLKVASDRRSRKGEVSPRCKRPIKGRKGIGKFAGLMAANTMLVRTQAHGTRTELRVRKEDLFEPGQDLENIDLPLQTEPCQQGAHGTTIILRDLNQGLAFPSPERLRELLVLEYGREAGFTVRVNGEPLAVEDVPGESFVESVQLPGVGSVRLRFTIADGKKPLKLKHSGVAVRVDGKVVGKPAYFGLDEDEDIPSKLLKRIYGEVQADGLADDVTVDWGAFVENSTRFRMMQSWLKDQLKQKLQRVFSHEVSLAKARRQAELNRRLAGMPEHRRRLAQAAVERALSKFYGESEERKDTVINVMLDAFERDEYWIVVQAIEGARHAGVATFADALADFGLVDMALMAQQAQRRLEVLDRLDELIANPGTLERQMHQVIEHNLWLLGSEYAILASNRTLASIVEQWAGREFAGDRASRRPDLLLCEDVRMRHVVIEFKRPSHAINRDDENQAVKYCDDLRHTFDNLEILVVGGRRDASVDPRRNTEGLRVLSYSALVSAARTQLQWLVGQLASARNV; from the coding sequence ATGGCAAAAACCGCTCGATTCCAGGTTGACCCCAGGCTGGCGGTGCTGCTGGGAGAGGGATACCGCTCGACCGAGCAGGCTCTCAGAGAGTTGATCGACAACGCGTGGGACGCGGACGCATCACATGTGAATGTCACTCTCCCGGCGGAGATGACGGGAGACCCCATCATCGTTGAGGATGACGGATGCGGGATGACCGAGGAGGAGCTCAGGAGCGAGTACCTCAAGGTTGCCAGCGACCGACGCAGTCGGAAGGGGGAGGTGTCGCCGCGCTGCAAGCGCCCGATCAAGGGCCGTAAGGGCATCGGGAAGTTTGCCGGGCTCATGGCCGCGAACACCATGTTGGTCCGCACGCAGGCACACGGGACACGCACTGAACTACGGGTGCGCAAGGAGGACCTATTCGAGCCCGGTCAGGACCTTGAGAACATTGACCTCCCGCTCCAGACGGAGCCTTGCCAGCAGGGAGCACACGGCACGACGATCATCCTGCGCGACCTCAACCAGGGACTCGCGTTTCCGAGCCCGGAGCGGCTGCGGGAGTTGCTGGTCCTTGAGTACGGGCGCGAGGCGGGATTCACTGTACGCGTTAATGGGGAGCCGCTCGCTGTTGAGGACGTTCCCGGCGAGAGCTTCGTGGAATCTGTCCAACTGCCGGGCGTAGGCTCCGTCCGGCTACGTTTCACCATCGCGGATGGTAAGAAGCCACTGAAGCTCAAGCACTCTGGAGTCGCGGTGCGCGTGGATGGCAAGGTGGTGGGCAAGCCTGCGTACTTTGGCCTCGATGAGGACGAAGACATCCCGTCCAAGTTGCTTAAGCGCATTTACGGTGAGGTGCAGGCCGATGGGCTCGCCGACGACGTCACCGTGGATTGGGGGGCGTTCGTCGAGAACAGTACCCGCTTCCGTATGATGCAGTCTTGGTTGAAGGACCAGTTGAAGCAGAAACTCCAGAGGGTCTTCAGCCATGAGGTGAGCTTGGCGAAGGCCCGTCGGCAGGCCGAACTCAATCGGCGTCTTGCCGGAATGCCGGAGCACCGCCGACGTCTGGCCCAGGCGGCGGTGGAGCGCGCCCTGAGCAAGTTCTACGGCGAGAGCGAAGAGCGCAAGGATACAGTTATCAACGTCATGCTCGATGCCTTCGAGCGTGACGAATATTGGATCGTCGTGCAAGCCATCGAGGGTGCGAGGCACGCCGGGGTGGCCACCTTCGCTGACGCATTGGCCGACTTCGGCTTGGTGGACATGGCGTTGATGGCCCAGCAGGCCCAGCGCCGTCTGGAAGTGCTCGACCGGCTCGATGAGCTTATCGCCAACCCGGGGACCCTTGAGAGGCAGATGCACCAAGTCATCGAGCATAACTTGTGGCTGCTCGGGTCCGAGTACGCGATATTGGCCTCTAATCGAACGCTTGCGTCCATCGTGGAGCAATGGGCCGGGCGCGAGTTTGCTGGTGACCGCGCCTCGCGCCGCCCGGACCTACTCCTGTGCGAGGACGTCCGGATGCGGCATGTGGTCATCGAGTTCAAGCGTCCCTCGCACGCCATCAACCGGGACGACGAGAACCAAGCGGTGAAGTACTGCGATGATCTGCGACATACCTTCGACAATCTCGAAATCCTTGTTGTGGGAGGGCGGCGCGATGCGTCCGTAGACCCGCGGCGAAACACTGAGGGGCTGCGTGTTCTGTCCTACTCTGCACTCGTAAGCGCCGCACGCACGCAGCTCCAATGGCTCGTCGGCCAGCTGGCGTCTGCTCGGAACGTCTAG
- the tnpB gene encoding IS66 family insertion sequence element accessory protein TnpB (TnpB, as the term is used for proteins encoded by IS66 family insertion elements, is considered an accessory protein, since TnpC, encoded by a neighboring gene, is a DDE family transposase.), whose amino-acid sequence MRKSFDGLSLLARQVLREDPLSGHFFVFFNRTRDMVKVLWWHSGGFCLFSKRLEKGSFRLPRQLPEEAGAVTLEAVELTLLLGGIDLKASVRRPRWQPPTSGVTCVRKPLALRGRAMAHVSRHERPGLRQEEDGRARRGGAAAHAAGRGPGRAGH is encoded by the coding sequence ATGCGCAAGTCCTTCGATGGGCTCTCCTTGTTGGCGCGACAGGTACTGCGAGAGGACCCCTTGAGTGGACACTTCTTCGTCTTCTTCAACCGCACGCGCGACATGGTGAAGGTGCTGTGGTGGCACTCCGGGGGCTTCTGTCTCTTCTCCAAGAGGCTGGAGAAGGGCAGCTTCCGCCTGCCGCGTCAGCTGCCGGAGGAGGCGGGCGCCGTGACGCTCGAGGCGGTGGAACTGACGCTGCTGCTAGGGGGGATTGATTTGAAGGCCAGCGTCCGTCGGCCGCGCTGGCAGCCCCCCACCTCTGGTGTCACCTGTGTGAGAAAACCTCTTGCGTTGAGGGGCCGGGCCATGGCTCATGTCTCGCGGCATGAGCGGCCAGGCCTCCGGCAAGAAGAGGACGGACGTGCAAGGCGTGGCGGCGCTGCTGCGCACGCTGCTGGCCGAGGGCCAGGACGAGCAGGCCATTGA
- a CDS encoding transposase — protein sequence MSRGMSGQASGKKRTDVQGVAALLRTLLAEGQDEQAIELVVELLTQLVEKNTELELSLLKAMRQRFGRTSEKLSAEQLSLFLTQLGQ from the coding sequence ATGTCTCGCGGCATGAGCGGCCAGGCCTCCGGCAAGAAGAGGACGGACGTGCAAGGCGTGGCGGCGCTGCTGCGCACGCTGCTGGCCGAGGGCCAGGACGAGCAGGCCATTGAGCTGGTGGTGGAGCTGCTGACGCAGCTGGTGGAGAAGAATACCGAGTTGGAGCTGAGCCTGCTCAAGGCGATGCGCCAGCGGTTTGGCCGCACCAGCGAGAAGCTGTCGGCCGAGCAACTCTCGCTGTTTCTGACACAGCTGGGGCAGTAG
- a CDS encoding competence protein CoiA family protein translates to MLTFAMTDTGEVFGIGDALELRRTGGRPPPVLCPVCRKYLIAKLGEKVSHHFAHQPNVDPCFGSTGEGELHISAKLLLLRSLQKMADEGQELSITRPCRGCEAPITAAALQLLPGDRAEVEVWLDPARTLKPDLTLWRGEERLALLEVLATHACGPEKLAALERHGVLMVEVEARTIVGEGGHAPWVRPAPLPFRKALGLRMREQCDECRAEEESRRRQREDAEAERRREEELEEQERLAPRLDVRAHCWVHMYLENGVRRDLLFILVQHWDKGEITHAELHEYKNRRVLQRWEGALAQDFWPLLEEAKVAARKYCRKSPTNPWVQVDTHGGFELGEVEEEPFQRFWWSVKQARWVKIEFQRGLHHRLRVSPEAIERQIQSGRIRQIEVKVFANSKKVTTALDAEGVERFEKWLRQRNGGGLPQRWGRRYRDD, encoded by the coding sequence ATGCTGACCTTCGCGATGACGGACACGGGGGAGGTCTTCGGCATCGGGGATGCGCTCGAGCTCCGGCGTACCGGTGGGCGGCCCCCACCCGTGCTCTGCCCAGTGTGCCGCAAGTACCTCATCGCGAAGCTGGGAGAGAAGGTCTCCCACCACTTCGCCCACCAGCCCAACGTGGACCCGTGCTTCGGCTCGACAGGCGAGGGGGAACTCCACATCTCCGCGAAGCTGCTGCTGCTGCGCTCGCTCCAGAAGATGGCCGACGAGGGGCAGGAGCTGAGCATCACCCGTCCCTGCCGCGGCTGTGAGGCTCCCATCACCGCTGCCGCGCTTCAGCTCCTGCCTGGTGACCGCGCCGAGGTGGAGGTGTGGCTCGACCCGGCCCGGACGCTCAAGCCAGACCTGACGCTCTGGCGCGGCGAGGAGCGCCTCGCGCTGCTCGAAGTCCTGGCGACGCACGCTTGTGGGCCGGAGAAGCTTGCGGCGCTCGAAAGGCATGGCGTCCTCATGGTGGAGGTCGAGGCCCGGACCATCGTGGGCGAGGGAGGGCACGCGCCGTGGGTCAGGCCCGCACCCCTTCCGTTCAGGAAGGCCCTCGGCCTCCGGATGCGGGAGCAATGTGACGAGTGCCGCGCCGAGGAAGAATCGCGCCGACGGCAGCGCGAGGATGCCGAGGCCGAGCGCAGGCGAGAGGAGGAGCTGGAAGAGCAGGAGCGGCTCGCGCCGCGCCTCGACGTGCGGGCCCACTGCTGGGTGCATATGTACCTGGAGAATGGTGTCCGGAGGGACCTGCTCTTCATCCTCGTCCAGCACTGGGACAAAGGGGAAATCACCCACGCGGAGCTGCATGAGTACAAGAACAGGCGGGTCCTCCAGCGCTGGGAGGGAGCGCTGGCGCAGGATTTCTGGCCTCTTCTCGAGGAGGCGAAGGTGGCTGCCCGGAAGTACTGCCGCAAGTCGCCAACCAACCCCTGGGTGCAGGTGGACACGCACGGTGGGTTCGAACTCGGTGAGGTGGAAGAGGAGCCGTTCCAGCGCTTCTGGTGGAGCGTCAAGCAAGCCCGGTGGGTCAAGATCGAGTTCCAGAGGGGCTTGCATCACCGGCTGCGCGTCTCCCCCGAGGCCATCGAGCGGCAGATCCAGTCGGGCCGCATCCGGCAAATCGAAGTGAAGGTCTTTGCCAACTCCAAGAAGGTCACCACTGCGCTCGATGCGGAGGGCGTGGAGCGCTTCGAGAAGTGGCTCCGGCAGAGGAATGGAGGAGGGCTACCGCAGAGATGGGGACGCAGGTATAGGGACGACTGA
- a CDS encoding HEAT repeat domain-containing protein yields the protein MSSIKELEREFQALNDPSTDPETQHAFAQRLLGSDESEVVGFHYELLRHRDNELFRGIIRDAFSQRGAVGEKFLLQKLEQEKNPEMLADVVLILGLMQSSAAREYSLRMLRSPHEEIRHVATFVLGWVGTLDDLGKLEQRLLEDPAPTVRSDAATAHYQVFYRIPECKDQAVQSLLRGLEQERDEDVLASILITLQDILNKRFGMREDIDEGEITGDVGKAKEKALKFLKRKS from the coding sequence ATGAGCAGCATCAAGGAACTGGAGCGTGAATTCCAAGCACTCAATGACCCATCTACTGATCCAGAGACGCAGCATGCGTTTGCGCAGCGCCTCCTCGGGTCGGACGAGTCCGAGGTCGTTGGATTCCATTACGAACTGCTGCGCCATCGCGACAACGAACTTTTCCGAGGTATTATTCGCGATGCGTTCTCCCAGAGAGGTGCCGTGGGAGAGAAGTTTCTTCTCCAAAAGCTAGAACAAGAGAAGAACCCGGAAATGCTTGCCGACGTCGTGCTCATTCTCGGGCTCATGCAAAGCAGTGCGGCACGAGAATACTCGCTTCGAATGCTCCGAAGCCCCCATGAAGAGATACGTCATGTCGCCACTTTTGTGCTCGGATGGGTTGGTACCCTAGACGACCTGGGGAAACTGGAGCAGCGTTTGCTCGAGGACCCGGCTCCCACAGTCCGCTCGGATGCGGCCACGGCCCATTACCAGGTGTTCTACCGTATTCCCGAATGCAAGGATCAAGCGGTCCAGAGCCTCTTGCGCGGGCTCGAACAGGAGCGGGATGAAGATGTTCTCGCCAGCATCTTGATCACTTTGCAGGACATCTTGAACAAGCGCTTCGGGATGCGCGAAGACATCGACGAGGGAGAGATTACTGGCGATGTCGGGAAAGCGAAAGAGAAAGCGCTAAAATTTCTCAAAAGAAAGTCTTAG